The genomic DNA TTCGCTCGGTTCGGTCGCACTGACGAATCTATTGGCTAGCGAAGCGGCTGCGGCTGCCGGACCGCTGTCGCCCAAGCCGCCGATGATGCCGGCCAAAGCGAAAAACGTGATCATGTTGTTCATGGAGGGTGGCCCCGGGCACATGGACACCTTTGATCCCAAGCCGGAATTAACGCGGCTGCATAAAAAGGAATCGAAGCTGAAGGCGGGGCAGGAAGCGGGTTTCAAGTTCTTCGTCGGCAGCCCGTTTGGTTTTCAGAAGGTCGGGCAATCGGGGATCGAGATGTGCGACCAGTGGAAGCATCTGGCCGATCCTTACGTGGCGGATGAGTTATGCAATTACCGCGGTTGCCAAGCCGAATCGCTCAACCATCCCGAAGCGTTGTTCCACATGAACACCGGCAGTCGGTTGGGAGGCGACCCGGGGCTGGGGGCTTGGGCGACGTACGGTTTGGGATCGGAGAACGAGAACCTGCCGGGCTACGTCGTGATGACCGAGTTGGCGTTGCCGCAGGGGGGCGCGGGAAACTGGACTAATGGATTTCTGCCTCCTTATTACCAGGGAACGCGGTTGCGTCCGACCGGTTCGCCGATCTTGGATCTTGCCTCGCAAGAGTTCAAGTCGCGGCAGCATCAACGCCGTGCGCTCGACGAACTGGCGCAACTGAATCAATCGCATCTCGAATCCTTGGGAGCGGAGGATCAGCGGTTGCGGGCGCGGATGGAAAGCTACGAATTGGCGTTTCGGATGCAGACCGAAGTGCCGGGCGTGATCGATCTGTCGAAGGAGACTCAGCAGACGCTGGACATGTACGGACTGAACGCGCCGG from Rosistilla oblonga includes the following:
- a CDS encoding DUF1501 domain-containing protein; its protein translation is MNVHPQINDSRRSFLYQLGASLGSVALTNLLASEAAAAAGPLSPKPPMMPAKAKNVIMLFMEGGPGHMDTFDPKPELTRLHKKESKLKAGQEAGFKFFVGSPFGFQKVGQSGIEMCDQWKHLADPYVADELCNYRGCQAESLNHPEALFHMNTGSRLGGDPGLGAWATYGLGSENENLPGYVVMTELALPQGGAGNWTNGFLPPYYQGTRLRPTGSPILDLASQEFKSRQHQRRALDELAQLNQSHLESLGAEDQRLRARMESYELAFRMQTEVPGVIDLSKETQQTLDMYGLNAPETETFGRQCLMARRLVESGVRFVQIFSGGWDSHDYLERGHTSRIKSVDQPMAALIRDLKQRGMLEDTLIIWTGEFGRTPDNNKRGGVYSLGRGHNNNAMTMLMAGGGVKRGAVVGATDELGASAVECVHPIRDLHVTLMHLLGLDDNKLTYLHAGRYKQLSQFGGEVIKELIA